The genomic DNA TGGCGTCGCAGGAAAGTGAGGAGCGCAGCTCGGGTGCCACGAATGGCATACGCCGCTGCCAGGCGGCGCTCGTGAGCTTCAGAGAACACGTCGCTGAAGATCGCCGTGCGTGCCATGGCGATCTCCCCGATGCCTGGGAGAAGCGGGACGATCTGCATCGGATCCATTGCCATGCCGTGCCCGATGAACACAGTTCGGTCTACGCGTTCGGGATGATCCGCGGTGAGGATCGCCGCTACGGCGCCTCCGGCAGAATGGCCCACGACCGTGGCCCGGTCGATCTCCAAAGCGTCGAGGACGTCGCGGGCCTCCTCTGCCCAGAGCGCGATTCCATAGCGTCCCGAATGGGTGCGATCACTCAGACCGAGCCCGTAGTAGTCGATCCCGATGACCCGGTGGCTCTCGCCAAGGCGCGCGGACAGACCCTCCTGCCAGTCTGCCACGCTGCGTCCGGTTCCGTGGAGGAGCAGGATCACGTCTTCGCTCTTGCCAACGTCCAGCACGTGCACCCTTCCCGAGCGTGTTTCGACAAAACGGGTCTCCGGATCGCTGGGTGCCTCGGCGCGAGGCATGGGCTCGGAGCCTCGGTTCAAGAGGGAACCGACGCCACAGCTGAAGAGGAGGACGAGTGTCAGGCCGGCCGAGATGATGAGCTTGTTTTTCAAGATGATGCTTCCTCCGCCCCGAATGCGTCACGCAACACGGCTTTGAAGAGGGTGAGCGTACGCTCGCGAAGAGCTGCCGTTTCGGCATCGAAGGGGCGAGTTGCGTTTACGAGACCAAGCCCCTGCATCACCTGGAAGATCAGGCTGATCCACGTCGCGAAGTCGGGCAGCCGCTCAGCGACTTCCGGGAACAACGCCTCGGCCAGCGGAACATTGCCTTCATCGAAGGCCTGCGCTTCGGGCCATAGGGACCAGGACAACTCGGCGTGGCTCGCGGCTGCGAGCCACAATTCCAGGACGGCCTTGAACTCAGGAGCGCCGAAGGCGGACCACATGACATCCACCAGCGCGTCGACCCGGTCGCCATTCGTAGGCAGGGCTTCGAGTTGTGTGACCACTCCGTCTCGCAAGCGGCCGTACACGGCTTCGAGGGTCGCTCCGAGCAGGTGCTCCCGCGTGCCGTAGTGGTGCAACAGCGATCCATTGGATACGCCGGCACGCTTGCAGACAGCCAGCGTGGTGGTTCCGGCGTAGCCGTGGTCGATCAGGCAGCCGATCGAGGCGTCGAGCAGACGTGTCTTGGTGGCGGCGCTTCGTTCCGCCTGACTTCTACGGGCCCGCGGAAGGGGAGTCTGGCTCGGCATGGTGGGCATCGTAAGCGAAATTATACATTTAGTCTAGACTCATTGTTAATATCTGGGCCGCTGAAGGTCGTAGTCTGGTTCCATTCAGGAACTCGAGGAGGGGCCAGCGGAGGTCGGCCGCCGTTTTGCCCAACCCAGGACAGGGATCGCAATCCCGATCAGCATCACGACGCCACCCTGGATTTCTCTGGCACTTGGTTGATCCGAGAGGAGGACGGCTCCGAGCACGAGGGTGAGCGGAGGGGCGGCCAGGGTCGCCAACGTGGTGATCCGCGCCTCGATGTACCTGGCCGAGTTCATCATGCACAACCGACCCATGAACGGGCCGAAGAAGGCCGCGAGGCCTACATAGCCAGCTTGGGCAGCGGAGATATCCAAGATCTCCGGCGGGAAGCCGTTGAATACGAACCACAGGGCGACAGCGATCCAGAGTCGCAACGCGTTGACGGCGACCAGATCGATGCGTCGGATGAAGAGTCGGGTGATCACGGCCATCGAAGCGAAGCAGAACGCAGAGACGGCGGCCCAGACGATGCCGACGGCTCGAGGCTCGGAAGCTGAAACCGCGTCTTGCAGGAGGAACAGGCCACAACCGGCCACGGCGGCGCCAATCCAGAAGCGGGCATCGATTCGCTCCCCGATGATCGGCCATGCGAGGAGCGCGACGATGATCACCTCGCTGCGTTGCATGACGGTCAGCAAGGCTGGGGAGAGGAGTTGAATGGCGGAGGCACTCGCGAGATTTCCGAAAAGGGTGAACGCGGCGAGGGCTGTTGCGATTCCGAGGTCGACCGGACCGAACCTCGGAATCGATCGCTGGCGGTAGCCCGTCAGGAGGCTGTTGAAGATCGCAGCAATCGCCAACAACAGGAGTGTATTGATCGCGCTTTCGCCGTAGGTGCTGGCGACCTTCCACGGGATGACGAAGCCGGCGATGCCAATCGCCGCAGCCAACGCCCATAGGATTCCGCGGCGATGTTCGGTCGGCATATCCGGAGTCTTCTCTGCTTTCCGCCGTGAAAATGGATCTCCAGGGCCACCGATCCGTCACTCCGAGTGATCGTGGCATATTCCGCGGGCTTTGCGGGGATGGTCACCGGGGCCCTCGGAAGGGGAGATCCAGCTCGAGTCTAGCAGGGCCCCCTCCCGGCCATCCGAAGAGGAAGAGCCGTTCAGCTCCACCCGGGGGCCTTGATTCCGCTGGGTCGCAGCAGGATTCAACCGCGGGCGTCGCCAGACCGATGAGAAAGCCGAGTGCCGTAGGGAGATCCACGGAAGAGTATGACGGCTGCCATCTGCAACGCTGGCCTGATCGCATTCTTGTTAGTCAGTCTGGTCGTCGGGCTTCGGCTGCTGCTGCTCTGGCGCAAGACCCGTGGGCTACCCGAGCTGATGATCGGAGCGGGCTTCCTGGTAGGCGGCGCGTTCGGCTTCATCCCGGAGCATCTCGTCATCACGGGGTAGTCCAGAGCTCGTGGGATGGCCCCATCCTGGCAATCGCCGAGCTGGCGATCCGTTCCACGGCTGTCCTGTGCGCGGTTTTCACCTGGCAGGTATTCCGGCCGGAGTCGAGTTGGGCTCGCAATCTCACGCTGGGCATCGGAGCTACATTGGCACTCGCCCATCTGGCTCATCCGGGGCCGTGGGCCACGGCCGAAACCCCGATGGCCTGGTACGCATCGATCCTTACCGCGATCGTGCGCTCCGGGGCTTTCGCGTGGGCGGCGGCAGAAGCTCTTCGCGAGGGAGTGATGGCGCGCCGTCGTGCTCGGCTCGGCCTGGTGAGCCCCGAGACCGCACGTCGCTTCCTGCTGTGGGGCTTCGCGATGCTCGGACCCTCCTGCATGTCCGCGGTGCCACTCCTCATGCGCTGGCTGCTCCAGCCCGACCCGGGACCGGAACTCTTCTGGGCCGGGCTCCAATCCTTCTTTGGCCTGGTGGCAGCACTCGCCAGGTCCGCGGCCTTCCTTTCGCCCCAGCGAGCGAAGGAAATCCGGACCGCCGAGACTTCCTGACGCTCGGCCCAGGGCTTGTGCCCGAGCCATTTCCCTGGTTGATTCAAAACCATGGGCCGCTCCATCCTCCCGCCGGGCCTCGCTCATCGCATCGCGAATGCACTCTACCGGGCCGCCGGTTCGCCGGAATTGCGCATTCGGCTCTGGACCGGCGACGAAGTCGGCACCTCGCCGGATACTTCTGCAGGCACGCTCGTGATCCGAAGTCCCCTTGCCTTGATTCGCCTGGCGATCGATCCGGAACTCGAGCTCGGAGATCTCTTCGTGCAGGAGCGGATCGAAGTGGAAGGTGCCCTGGATGAGTTCCTGGCGGCGCTCCTGCGTCGCGAGCCCCGGGTTGGAGTGAGCCATTGGATTCCTGATTCGTTGCGAGAACTGGCCCTGAATACGGGGCGCAGCAAGGCAACCCAGAATGCGAGCCACCACTACGACGTGGGAAACGAGTTCTACGCCTGCTGGCTCGACGCCGGGATGACGTACACCTGTGGCTACTTCCCGCGCCCGGATGCGAGCCTGGAGGAAGCGCAATTCGCCAAGATGGATCACGTCTGCCGCAAGCTCGGGTTGCGCCCCGGTGATGAAGTGGTCGAGGCAGGTTGCGGTTGGGGAGGCCTGGCCCTGCATATGGCTCGCCACTACGGCGCGCGTGTACGGGCCTGCAACGTGGCCGAGGAGCAGGTGGCCTACGCCCGGGAGCGTGCCGAGAAGGAAGGCCTCACCGATCGCGTGGAGTTCATCCACGATGACTACCGAAACCTGCACGGGCAATACGACGTGTTCGCCTCGGTTGGCATGCTCGAGCATGTAGGTACGGATCACTATGAGGAACTCGGTTCAGTGATCGATCGCTGCCTGCGTCCGCATGGCCTCGGTCTGCTCCACACGATCGGACGCAGCCGCCCGCAGCTCTTGAACCGCTGGATGCGCAAGCGCGTCTTCCCCAACGCACATCCCCCAACTCTTGGTGAGATGATGCGCATTCTCGAGCCGAAGAACTTCGCGTTGCTCGACGCGGAAAATCTGCGCATCCACTACCGACTCACCGCAAGCCATTGGCTGCGCCGGTTCGAGCGGGAGACGGATCGAATCGAAGCCCTCGTGGGTCGCGAGCTGGCCCGGACCTGGCGCTTCTATCTGGCCGGCACGACGGCCTCGTTCGAGACGGCCACGGTTCAGCTCTTCCAGGTGCTCTTTTCGCGTGCCGGGAACGATCACATTCCCTTTACCCGCGAGCATCAGTACAGCGGGGATGCGCCCTGCTTCGCAGACGAGGCAATCGAAGAGCTTCTCCAGGAAGGTGGCGCGCTTGGAGAGCGCTGACGTCGTCATCGTCGGCGGAGGGCCGGCTGGGTCCTCCATGGCCTTCGGTCTCCGTGGGAGTGGACTTCGCGTCGTGATCCTCGACCGTGCCCGCTTTCCTCGGGACAAGCTCTGTGCCGGCTGGGTGACCCCACGGGTCTTCGACGCACTCGGTATCGAGACCGAAGCCTATGCCAGGGGAAACGTCCTGCAGCCCATTCACGGTTTTCGTGTAGGCGTGTCCAGTGGGCGGGAATCAGCCACCCGTTCGGATCAGGTCGTTAGTTACGGAATCCGACGCTGTGAGTTCGATACGTACCTCCTGAGAAGAACAGATTCCGATGTTCGAGACGGCGAACCACTTCGTTCGCTGGAGTGCCAGGGCTCTGGTTGGTTGGTGAACGGCTCGATTCACGCCCCCCTGGTCGTGGGGGCGGGCGGCCATTTCTGTCCCGTGGCACGTCGATTGATGCTCGGACCCAAATCCGAAGAGCCTCTCATCGCCGCCCAGGAAATCGAGTTCCGGATGACCGAGGCACAGGCGCTTGCCTGTCCTGTCGCAGCCGATACGCCGCTGATTTCCTTCCAGCGTGATCTGAAGGGCTACGGGTGGATCTTCAGGAAGGGAGATTGGCTGAACCTGGGCCTGGGGCGACAGGATCGCGAGCATCTCTCGACGCACCTGGCCGGCTTCCTCGACGAGTTGCGCCAACAGGAACGCCTACCGCCTGAACTGCCCACGGCCTTCCGTGGGCATGCCTATCTGTTGTACGACCAGGCGCCACGCCGCCTCTTCGACGACGGGCTCGCTTTGATCGGTGATGCGGCTGGATTGGCCTACCCGCGAAGCGGCGAGGGCATCCGACCCGCCGTGGAATCGGGCCTCCTGCTGGCCGGCACACTTCGCAACATGCGATCGGCGGAGAAGCTCGGTGCGCCGGAAACGCTGGCCGGCTACGAGCGAGATCTGCTCGGTCGTTTCGGACCGCGGGAACATCGCCCGGGTCCGACGGATCGCCTTCCCGCTCCCCTCGTCCGCTTCCTGGCCGCGCGGCTCCTGGGCCACCCGCGGATTGCCAACGACATCGTCGTCCGCCGCTGGTTCCTGCGCGCCTAGGATTTCTTCCGCTACTCGCACCGCGCTCGTTCAGGCGCGGAAATCGATCTCGCCGCTGTGCTGCTCCGGCCCATGGGCACCCTCGCCGCATACGGGGCAGGAACCCGAGACGGGAGCCTCTTCGGTTTCTGCCGGGCCGGCCGTCGTGCCCGTGGCATCGCTCTCTAGGCCCATGGCTTCACGGGTCGCGGCGACTCGCGCCTGCTGGGCCTGTCTGGCTGCCGTGGCAGCGATCTGGCGATCGTGGCCGGAGGGATCCGCCGGTGCGAGAGCTGCTGCCCGGACCCGCTCCATCTTGTGTGCGGTTGCAGCCGGATCGCCCCCGACGGGCGAAGCATCGATCGAGACTTCTCCACCGACCGCATAGCGTCGGCCGTCGGGTCCGTTCTCGTACGTGAAGCTCGCGCCACCCCTGGCCAGGCTGCCTGCTGCTGCTTTGTGGGCCGCTTCGTGGGCGCGCACTTCGCGGTCGCGGCGTGCGAGTTCATCGACCTCGCGTCGCTCGTCTTCCGTGAGCTCCGAGCCCGTGGGTTCCGAGCGCGTCGATTCCGAGCGCGTCGATTTCTCGTCGTCGGCTCGGCTCCGGGCCAGGCCTTCGGCGCTCAGAGACATGCGGACACCGCGGCTCTCGCCACGTGATTCATCGGTCTGCCCGGCAGGCTGATCGGAGCCACGGGGGGCGGGGCGCGGGTCGCCGAGGAGCTGCCCGCGAAGCGCGCCGAGATCGAAGAGGGAAGACACGTCCACGTCGCCGGTCTATCGGGTATCCGATTCCCGGCCTACACCGGGTGAACCACCCAGGCCGATGCGGCGAATACCGGACGGCTGGGTCTTCGGCAAAAGCCTGCTCGAGCGTGCAGCGCAGTTCCAGGAGCGATGGGCCCGGGTCACCCCCGCAGTTTGCGATGTGCAAAGAGCAGCACCAGGGCGCCGCCGGTTGCGAGCGCGAGGCTGCCCAGGTTGAAGCCGGTCACGTCGCCGAGGCCAAGCCGGGTTCCGAGAAACCCTCCGAGGAATGCGCCGGCGATTCCGATCAGGATCGTCACGACGAGGCCACCCGGATCGGGACCGGGCATGATCCATTTGGCGAGAACGCCAACTACGAGGCCGAGCAGGATCCAAGACAGGATGCCCATGGGGAGTCCTCCGTGCAGGGGACCTGAGGATACCCGAACCGGGCGACGAGGCGCTCTGCCGGCCTGCTCGCATTCCGTGCTGGCGTCAGCTCCGGGCGGCGCTCAGGAACGCCGGCGCCTCGCCCCCGCCGTGGAGCAGCAAGTTGGCACCCGTGACATAGCTGGCCAGCGGTGACGAGAGGAAGACGCAGGCATCGCCGATTTCTTCCGGCTTGGCGAGGCGGCCCAGAGGCACGGTGGCTTCGACGCGCGCCAGGCCGGCCGCATCCCCGTAGTGGAGGTGCGATTGTTCCGTGCGCACCATCCCGACCGCGATCGCATTCACTCTCACCCGCGGCGCCCACTCGACGGCGAGGCTCTGCGCGAGGGAGATCAGCCCGGCCTTCGCAGCGCCGTAGGCGGCGGTTCCGGGGGACGGTCGCAGGGCGGATACGCTGGAGATCATCACGATCGAGCCGCCCTGCTCCTGGCCCTGCATCACGGCATTGGCTTTCTGGGCGAAATGAAGGGGCGCCATCAGGTTCAGCGCCATGATCTTCTCGTGGAAGCGAGGCGAGGCATCGGCTGCATCCGCGAATGGGGCACCGCCGGCGTTGTTCACCAGGATGTCGAGCTGGCCGAAGCGTTCGACGGTTCCTTCGACGACGCCAGCGATCGCGTCCACGTCGTGCACATCGGCAGGGAGGAATACCGCGGCGTGGTCGCCCGCACTCGGCAGCACGTCGGGTTCGTTGCGTCCGCAGACGACGACATCGGCGCCGGCTTCGAGGAAGCGTTGGGTGATGCCGCGTCCCACGCCTCGACCACCGCCCGTCACGATTGCGACTTTGCCCTGGAGATCGATGTCGATGGACACGAAGGTTCTCCTCTAGAGCCCGATGGCCCGGGCGACGAGTTCGCGGTGGTAAGGCGCGTCGCCTAGCAAGCTGGCGCTCGATCGCGCGCGTTTGAAGTAGAGGTGGATGTCGTACTCCCATGTGAAGCCGACACCACCGAAAATCTGGAGCGCTGTACCCGCGCAGAACGAGTAGGTATCGGAGGCCGCAGCCTTGGCCATCGATGCCGCGAGCGCGAGCTCGTCGCCCTGATCTGCGGCAACGCAAGCTGCGTAGTAGACGGCGGAGCGGGCCGATTCGATCTTGACCATCATGTCCGCACATTTGTGCTTGATGGCCTGGAACGATCCGATCGGACGCCCGTACTGCACGCGCTCCTTGGCGTACGCCACCGCCATCTCGAGGCAGCGTTGTGCGCCGCCGACCTGCTCGGCGGCGAGGGCGATCGCGGCGCGTTGGAGGATCCGATCGAGAGCGTCGGCACCGCCATCGCCGAGCCGGGTGAACGCTGGCACACGCACACCATCGAGCCGAATCTCCGCAAGGCGGCGCGTCTGGTCGAGTGTCGGGAGCGCTTCGCGCTGGAGCCCGGTCACATCGCCAGGCAGCACGACGAGGGCCAGGCCTTCCCTGCCGCTCGAGCCCTCTTCGCGAAGAGCCACGACGATGCGATCGGCGAAGTGGCCGTCCACCACATGACGCTTGGTCCCAGTCAGCACCAGTTCGTCGCCTTCGCGTCGAAAGCTGGCGCGGATGTCCTCGGCCGCCCAGCCTCCGCCCTGTTCGGCGACAGCGAGCGTGGCCGTGCACACACCTTCGGCAAGTTCCGGCAGCAGTGCTTGTCGGTGATCTTCGGTTCCAGCCGTGAGGATGGCATTGGCACCCAATGCAACGCTTGCGAAGAAAGGCGAAGCGAAGAGGGTCTCGCCCATGACCTCCATCAACGCGACCAGCTCGACATCCCCCAGGCCGAGGCCACCATACGTATCCGGGGTGGTGACGGCGGGCCAGCCGAGTTCGGCGCCGACACGTTTCCACACCTCCGGGTCGTGTCCGAGCTCGCTGGCCATGGCGGCACGCACCTGGTCCGAGCTGGAGACCTCCACGAGGAATCCACGTGCCATTTCGCGGAGCTCGTCTTGCTCTTCCGTGAACCGGAAATCCATCTACGTCCCGTAGACCTTCTGGGCTGGTGTGGCCTTGTTCATCAATTCGTGGACGGCCGCTCCGATTTCGTCCGGGGCCCAGCGAGCGCCCTTGTCGATGGCCGGGCCGGCCCGCCAGCCGTCCGCGATGCTGATCTCGCCGCCGGAGAGCTCGAAGATCTGGCCGCTCACATCCTTCGATTCAGCGCTGCCAAGCCAGACGACGAGGGGCGAGATATTGGCGGGGTCCATTGCGTCGAAGCCGTCTTCGGGCTTCGCCATCATTTCCGCGAAGACGCCTTCGGTCATACGGGTGCGTGCAGAGGGGGCGATGGCATTGGAGGTGATGCCGTAGCGGCCGAGTTCAGCGGCCTGGATCAAGGTGAGCGCGGCGATCCCCGCCTTGGCTGCGGAATAGGAACTCTGACCGATGCTGCCCTGGAGGCCCGCGCCAGAGCTGGTGTTGATGATGCGCGCATCGACGGCATTCCCGGCCTTCGACTCGCCTCGCCAATGCTCGGCGGCATTTCGGGCGAGACAGAAATGCCCCTTCAGATGAACGCGCACCACGGCGTCCCATTCTTCTTCGCTGCAGGAGACGAACATGCGATCGCGGACGAAGCCGGCGTTGTTCACCACCACGTCGAGGCGACCGAAGGCTTCGAGAGCCTGCTCGACCGCCAGCCCGGTCTGCGCGAAATCCGCGACATCGGCGCCGTTGATGATCGCTTCGCCGCCTTCATCGCGGATCTGTTGCACCACATCATCGGCAGGGCCCGCACCACCGCCGCTACCGTCGAGCTCCACACCGATGTCGTTGACGACGACCTTGGCGCCTTCGCGAGCGAAGGCAAGGGCGTGCTCGCGGCCAATGCCGCGGGCAGCTCCCGTGATGATGACGACACGTCCGTCGCAGGTTCCCATGTCTTGAACTCCCCTACAGACGTTCGATGATGGTGACGTTGGCCTGACCACCGCCTTCACACATGGTCTGGAGGCCGTAGCGCCCACCCGTGCGTTCCAATTCGTGGAGCAGGGTCGTCATCAGGCGTGTTCCGGTGGCTCCGATCGGGTGCCCCAGGGCGATCGCGCCGCCGTTGACGTTCACCTTTTCGAGGTCCCAGTTCGTCTCCTTCTGCCAGGCCAGGACGACCGGAGCGAAGGCCTCGTTGATCTCGACCAGGTCGATCTCGTCCTTCGACATGCCGGCCTTGGCGAGCGCGTGCTTCGTGGCCTCGATCGGTGCCGTCAGCATGTAGATGGGGTCGTCGGCGCGAACACTGATGTGATGCACGCGCGCACGCGGCTTGAGGCCGTGATCCTTCACCGCCTGCTCGCTGGCGATCAGCATGGCCGAGGCGCCGTCGGAGATCTGGCTGGCCATGGCTGCGGTGATGCGCCCGTCTTCGATCAACGGCTTCAGTCCGGCCATCCTCTCGAGGGTGGTGTCCCGTCGCGGCCCCTCGTCGTCTTCGACTCCCGCCAGCGGCACGATCTCCTTCTTGAACCGTCCTGCATCGACGGCCGCGATCGCGCGTTGATGGCTCTCATACGCGAAGCGCTCCATCTCCTCCCGGGAGATCTCCCACTTCTCGGCGATCATTTCCGAGCCGCGAAATTGCGAGACCTCCTGGGTGCCATAACGTGCCTCCCAGCCTTCGGAACCCGCAAATGGAGTTTCGAAGCCGAGGGGCTGGGCCAACGTCATTGCGGAGCTGATCGGAATGGCGCTCATGTTTTGCACGCCACCGGCAACGATCAGGTCGCTGGTTCCGCTCATCACGCCCTGGGCGGCGAAGTGGACCGATTGCTGAGAAGAACCGCATTGGCGATCGATGGTCACGCCCGGCACGTGCTCGGGAAGGCCCGCTGCGAGCCAGCAAGTGCGCGCGATGTCGCCGGCTTGGGGACCGATCGTGTCGCAGCAGCCGAAGATCACATCGTCTACGGCATTCGGATCGACGCCGCTGTTGGCGACGAGCCCCTTGATCACGTGGGCGCCCAGGTCTGCGGAGTGCACCTGGGCCAGGCCGCCGCCCCTGCGGCCGACCGGAGTGCGGATCGCGTCGATGATATATGCCTCTGCCATGTCATGCGTCTCCTGAGAACGTGGTTCCGGGCCCGATCGGAAGCGTGCCCGCGAAGAGCGCCTCCCGAACGCGCCCCAGATGAAAAGCGCTGCGGCCCCACGCGTGGTCCAGGGACCAGGCGCGGCGCATCCAGATGTGGAGATCCTGCTCCCAGGTGTAGCCGATCGCGCCGTGGGTCTGCAGCGCAGCCTTGGCGCCGAGCGTCGCGGCTTCGCAGGCGGCGAGTTTCGCCATCGAGACGTGCACGCCGCGGGCGGCGCTTCCATGGGCCACCGAGTGCGCCGCACGTTGTACCAGGGGCCGCGCGTACTCGAGTTTCACCTTGATGTCCGCGAGCATGTGCTTGACGGCCTGGAACGATCCGATCGGCTTGCCGAACTGCTTGCGTTCGCTGGCGTACGCAGCGGCGAGGCTGATGAGACGATCGCAGACGCCCAGTGTTCCGGCGGCGCAGGCCAGGGCTCCGCGGTCGAGCGAAGCCGCGAACAATCCGGCAGCCGCGCCTCCGCTTGCGATGCGGGTGCTCTCGTTGGCTTTGAATTCGACACTGGCGATGCGTCGGGACGGGTCGTTGGCGGGTTGAACCTTCACCTCGGCTGCGTCCCGGGGAACGGCATGGAGCGCCCCATCGTTGTCGGGCAGCAGGAGGAGGTTGGCGACGTGCGCGTCCTCGACGAACG from bacterium includes the following:
- a CDS encoding alpha/beta hydrolase — translated: MKNKLIISAGLTLVLLFSCGVGSLLNRGSEPMPRAEAPSDPETRFVETRSGRVHVLDVGKSEDVILLLHGTGRSVADWQEGLSARLGESHRVIGIDYYGLGLSDRTHSGRYGIALWAEEARDVLDALEIDRATVVGHSAGGAVAAILTADHPERVDRTVFIGHGMAMDPMQIVPLLPGIGEIAMARTAIFSDVFSEAHERRLAAAYAIRGTRAALLTFLRRQYTVDGLRLVTGTYEEIRRPVLQVHGAADASIPIAAARGLTSRLQDTRFLAFAGVGHDVHVEAPGRLAEAITGFIEDTPAPL
- a CDS encoding TetR/AcrR family transcriptional regulator, with translation MPSQTPLPRARRSQAERSAATKTRLLDASIGCLIDHGYAGTTTLAVCKRAGVSNGSLLHHYGTREHLLGATLEAVYGRLRDGVVTQLEALPTNGDRVDALVDVMWSAFGAPEFKAVLELWLAAASHAELSWSLWPEAQAFDEGNVPLAEALFPEVAERLPDFATWISLIFQVMQGLGLVNATRPFDAETAALRERTLTLFKAVLRDAFGAEEASS
- a CDS encoding DMT family transporter, which gives rise to MPTEHRRGILWALAAAIGIAGFVIPWKVASTYGESAINTLLLLAIAAIFNSLLTGYRQRSIPRFGPVDLGIATALAAFTLFGNLASASAIQLLSPALLTVMQRSEVIIVALLAWPIIGERIDARFWIGAAVAGCGLFLLQDAVSASEPRAVGIVWAAVSAFCFASMAVITRLFIRRIDLVAVNALRLWIAVALWFVFNGFPPEILDISAAQAGYVGLAAFFGPFMGRLCMMNSARYIEARITTLATLAAPPLTLVLGAVLLSDQPSAREIQGGVVMLIGIAIPVLGWAKRRPTSAGPSSSS
- a CDS encoding class I SAM-dependent methyltransferase, which codes for MGRSILPPGLAHRIANALYRAAGSPELRIRLWTGDEVGTSPDTSAGTLVIRSPLALIRLAIDPELELGDLFVQERIEVEGALDEFLAALLRREPRVGVSHWIPDSLRELALNTGRSKATQNASHHYDVGNEFYACWLDAGMTYTCGYFPRPDASLEEAQFAKMDHVCRKLGLRPGDEVVEAGCGWGGLALHMARHYGARVRACNVAEEQVAYARERAEKEGLTDRVEFIHDDYRNLHGQYDVFASVGMLEHVGTDHYEELGSVIDRCLRPHGLGLLHTIGRSRPQLLNRWMRKRVFPNAHPPTLGEMMRILEPKNFALLDAENLRIHYRLTASHWLRRFERETDRIEALVGRELARTWRFYLAGTTASFETATVQLFQVLFSRAGNDHIPFTREHQYSGDAPCFADEAIEELLQEGGALGER
- a CDS encoding NAD(P)/FAD-dependent oxidoreductase, encoding MRPASQTRQSKSFSRKVARLESADVVIVGGGPAGSSMAFGLRGSGLRVVILDRARFPRDKLCAGWVTPRVFDALGIETEAYARGNVLQPIHGFRVGVSSGRESATRSDQVVSYGIRRCEFDTYLLRRTDSDVRDGEPLRSLECQGSGWLVNGSIHAPLVVGAGGHFCPVARRLMLGPKSEEPLIAAQEIEFRMTEAQALACPVAADTPLISFQRDLKGYGWIFRKGDWLNLGLGRQDREHLSTHLAGFLDELRQQERLPPELPTAFRGHAYLLYDQAPRRLFDDGLALIGDAAGLAYPRSGEGIRPAVESGLLLAGTLRNMRSAEKLGAPETLAGYERDLLGRFGPREHRPGPTDRLPAPLVRFLAARLLGHPRIANDIVVRRWFLRA
- a CDS encoding GlsB/YeaQ/YmgE family stress response membrane protein, which produces MGILSWILLGLVVGVLAKWIMPGPDPGGLVVTILIGIAGAFLGGFLGTRLGLGDVTGFNLGSLALATGGALVLLFAHRKLRG
- a CDS encoding SDR family oxidoreductase, with protein sequence MSIDIDLQGKVAIVTGGGRGVGRGITQRFLEAGADVVVCGRNEPDVLPSAGDHAAVFLPADVHDVDAIAGVVEGTVERFGQLDILVNNAGGAPFADAADASPRFHEKIMALNLMAPLHFAQKANAVMQGQEQGGSIVMISSVSALRPSPGTAAYGAAKAGLISLAQSLAVEWAPRVRVNAIAVGMVRTEQSHLHYGDAAGLARVEATVPLGRLAKPEEIGDACVFLSSPLASYVTGANLLLHGGGEAPAFLSAARS
- a CDS encoding acyl-CoA dehydrogenase; translation: MDFRFTEEQDELREMARGFLVEVSSSDQVRAAMASELGHDPEVWKRVGAELGWPAVTTPDTYGGLGLGDVELVALMEVMGETLFASPFFASVALGANAILTAGTEDHRQALLPELAEGVCTATLAVAEQGGGWAAEDIRASFRREGDELVLTGTKRHVVDGHFADRIVVALREEGSSGREGLALVVLPGDVTGLQREALPTLDQTRRLAEIRLDGVRVPAFTRLGDGGADALDRILQRAAIALAAEQVGGAQRCLEMAVAYAKERVQYGRPIGSFQAIKHKCADMMVKIESARSAVYYAACVAADQGDELALAASMAKAAASDTYSFCAGTALQIFGGVGFTWEYDIHLYFKRARSSASLLGDAPYHRELVARAIGL
- a CDS encoding SDR family oxidoreductase, which encodes MGTCDGRVVIITGAARGIGREHALAFAREGAKVVVNDIGVELDGSGGGAGPADDVVQQIRDEGGEAIINGADVADFAQTGLAVEQALEAFGRLDVVVNNAGFVRDRMFVSCSEEEWDAVVRVHLKGHFCLARNAAEHWRGESKAGNAVDARIINTSSGAGLQGSIGQSSYSAAKAGIAALTLIQAAELGRYGITSNAIAPSARTRMTEGVFAEMMAKPEDGFDAMDPANISPLVVWLGSAESKDVSGQIFELSGGEISIADGWRAGPAIDKGARWAPDEIGAAVHELMNKATPAQKVYGT
- a CDS encoding acetyl-CoA C-acetyltransferase, translating into MAEAYIIDAIRTPVGRRGGGLAQVHSADLGAHVIKGLVANSGVDPNAVDDVIFGCCDTIGPQAGDIARTCWLAAGLPEHVPGVTIDRQCGSSQQSVHFAAQGVMSGTSDLIVAGGVQNMSAIPISSAMTLAQPLGFETPFAGSEGWEARYGTQEVSQFRGSEMIAEKWEISREEMERFAYESHQRAIAAVDAGRFKKEIVPLAGVEDDEGPRRDTTLERMAGLKPLIEDGRITAAMASQISDGASAMLIASEQAVKDHGLKPRARVHHISVRADDPIYMLTAPIEATKHALAKAGMSKDEIDLVEINEAFAPVVLAWQKETNWDLEKVNVNGGAIALGHPIGATGTRLMTTLLHELERTGGRYGLQTMCEGGGQANVTIIERL
- a CDS encoding acyl-CoA/acyl-ACP dehydrogenase; the encoded protein is MDFRFDEDQELLQSTVREFLQGEVTPESVRALWETETGRSPELWKQLAEIGLPGLLVPEQHGGMGLCEEEMVLLIEEAGRAALAEPVISTAAVAVPLLGEIGGNLANEWLPKIAAGEAIAAVGHPISPFVEDAHVANLLLLPDNDGALHAVPRDAAEVKVQPANDPSRRIASVEFKANESTRIASGGAAAGLFAASLDRGALACAAGTLGVCDRLISLAAAYASERKQFGKPIGSFQAVKHMLADIKVKLEYARPLVQRAAHSVAHGSAARGVHVSMAKLAACEAATLGAKAALQTHGAIGYTWEQDLHIWMRRAWSLDHAWGRSAFHLGRVREALFAGTLPIGPGTTFSGDA